A section of the Leptospira noumeaensis genome encodes:
- the lptB gene encoding LPS export ABC transporter ATP-binding protein: MENLVKIYNKRKVVDGVSFYIRKGEIVGLLGPNGAGKTTSFYMSVGFVTPDEGHVFIDNEDLTKAPMHIRARMGVGYLAQEASIFRKLTVAENLEAILETMNLPGDEIIRRRDELLMELQIMRVANQKGYTLSGGERRRCEIARALVTNPDFILLDEPFAGVDPIAVKDIQNVIQSLKERGLGILITDHNVRETLKITDRAYIMYSGRILISGTADDLINDPETRRIYLGEDFKL; encoded by the coding sequence ATGGAAAATTTAGTAAAAATCTATAACAAACGCAAAGTAGTCGATGGCGTTAGTTTTTATATTAGAAAAGGCGAAATTGTTGGTTTACTTGGGCCTAATGGGGCTGGAAAAACAACGAGTTTTTATATGAGTGTAGGTTTTGTCACTCCTGATGAAGGTCATGTGTTTATTGACAATGAAGATTTGACAAAGGCACCCATGCATATCCGCGCAAGGATGGGTGTGGGTTATTTGGCACAGGAAGCAAGTATCTTCCGCAAATTGACAGTTGCCGAAAACTTAGAAGCCATTTTGGAAACCATGAACCTCCCGGGTGATGAAATCATTCGTCGCAGGGACGAACTCCTTATGGAATTACAAATCATGCGAGTGGCCAACCAAAAAGGATACACTTTGTCCGGTGGTGAGAGGCGGCGCTGTGAAATTGCAAGAGCCCTTGTTACCAATCCCGACTTTATCCTACTTGACGAACCTTTTGCTGGTGTTGATCCAATTGCGGTGAAAGACATTCAAAATGTAATCCAATCCTTAAAGGAAAGGGGGCTTGGAATTTTGATTACAGACCATAATGTTAGAGAAACATTAAAAATTACTGATAGAGCCTATATCATGTACAGCGGACGGATTTTAATTTCTGGTACGGCTGATGATTTGATTAATGACCCAGAAACTAGACGAATTTATTTAGGTGAGGATTTTAAATTATAA
- a CDS encoding LIC_11548 family sensor histidine kinase: MPIRLLKLIPRLSDENRYYLRDIFIFFLTLGISIGFSELVFFREEEDISFFSKIDTYVFILIPFFILSLILSYVYRNRRNRETGKIRSSIRYRLTLAFLFVALIPSLPIFILSSNLTGRLIEGFYRVDISNALRSAGLIIQNEEKEIESEFLEKVSILRSRLYGQTSDGYTVFQKGVENGLFEHNEYYLGFINYGVLSFESKGLYRYIKGLEFLESKQPGIYISRLYLNDRSYLFCKFFLDESREVYVGQRIHKGMEADVLNIVNATSTYEKVSLWKEKIPFSVRITIASFSFAMFLIAILFSFLFARRISRPIINLANATKKVSLGEADIRLEKTEEGEMGILIDSFNQMVRDLDAKSEELMHTQRIAAWKEVAQRMAHEIKNPLTPIQLSAQRIQRKFQNPKSENLESVIFDATETIIGQVRVLEHLVKEFSEFARMPVPVLINQKLNPILEEAVALFKDTTDIEFELKLAENLPEVFLDKRLFLGVINNLVKNAVEAIQSTENSKEEMDILSLKRKKIRIMSKLQKRALRKSIVIEIDDSGPGLKAEWKEKIFEPYFSTKENHGSGIGLAIVQKTIIDHHGHILVEDSKLGGCKFRIELPLDSH; the protein is encoded by the coding sequence ATGCCAATTAGGTTATTGAAACTCATCCCACGTTTGTCTGATGAAAACAGATACTATTTACGTGATATTTTTATCTTTTTTCTTACCTTAGGAATATCTATCGGATTTTCCGAGTTGGTTTTTTTTCGAGAAGAAGAAGACATTTCTTTTTTCTCTAAAATAGATACTTATGTTTTCATTTTAATACCATTTTTTATCCTTTCCTTAATCTTAAGTTACGTCTATCGCAACCGCCGTAACCGAGAAACTGGAAAAATTCGTAGTTCGATTCGATATCGCCTAACGCTTGCTTTTTTGTTTGTTGCCCTGATCCCTTCTTTGCCTATATTCATTCTTTCTTCTAACTTAACAGGGAGATTAATTGAGGGTTTTTACCGAGTTGATATTTCCAATGCACTTCGGTCAGCGGGTCTGATCATTCAAAATGAGGAAAAAGAAATAGAGTCTGAATTTTTAGAAAAGGTAAGTATTTTACGTTCTCGTTTGTATGGTCAAACATCCGATGGGTATACTGTTTTTCAAAAGGGCGTTGAAAATGGACTTTTTGAACATAACGAATACTACTTGGGATTTATCAACTATGGGGTTCTCAGTTTTGAATCTAAAGGTTTATACAGATACATTAAAGGTCTTGAATTTTTAGAATCCAAACAGCCAGGGATCTATATTTCTCGGCTGTATTTGAATGATCGTTCTTATTTATTTTGTAAATTTTTTTTAGATGAAAGTAGGGAAGTTTATGTAGGACAGAGAATCCACAAGGGGATGGAGGCGGATGTTCTAAACATTGTTAATGCGACTTCTACTTATGAAAAAGTAAGTTTGTGGAAAGAAAAAATACCCTTTAGTGTTCGAATTACAATTGCTTCCTTTTCCTTTGCTATGTTTCTCATAGCCATTTTGTTTTCCTTTTTGTTTGCAAGAAGGATCTCACGCCCTATCATCAACTTGGCCAACGCAACAAAAAAAGTCTCTCTAGGAGAAGCAGATATCCGTTTGGAAAAAACGGAAGAAGGTGAAATGGGAATTCTCATCGATAGTTTCAACCAAATGGTACGTGATTTGGATGCAAAATCGGAAGAGTTAATGCATACCCAAAGAATTGCTGCATGGAAAGAAGTGGCACAACGAATGGCTCATGAAATTAAAAATCCTCTTACTCCGATTCAACTATCTGCTCAGAGGATTCAAAGAAAATTTCAGAATCCAAAATCAGAAAATTTAGAATCTGTAATTTTTGATGCAACGGAAACTATCATTGGTCAGGTAAGAGTTCTTGAACATCTTGTGAAAGAGTTTAGTGAATTTGCACGAATGCCAGTTCCTGTTCTTATCAATCAAAAACTAAATCCTATTTTGGAAGAAGCAGTTGCCCTCTTTAAAGATACCACTGACATTGAATTTGAACTAAAGTTAGCAGAAAATTTACCTGAGGTTTTTCTCGATAAACGTTTGTTTCTCGGTGTCATCAATAACTTAGTCAAAAATGCCGTTGAGGCAATCCAATCTACCGAAAATTCGAAAGAAGAAATGGATATTTTAAGCCTAAAACGGAAAAAAATTAGAATCATGTCCAAGTTACAAAAAAGAGCACTCAGAAAGTCCATTGTGATTGAAATTGATGATTCTGGCCCAGGTTTGAAGGCGGAATGGAAAGAAAAAATTTTTGAACCTTATTTTTCCACTAAGGAAAACCATGGATCGGGAATTGGA
- the rpoN gene encoding RNA polymerase factor sigma-54 translates to MKLGASLSQRQTQKLVMTQDLRQSIELLSLSTLELSDKIQNELLENPLLDEVGVDEKTKMPELFSIDEVKRLEKLNHEKSTDVNWQDSYSLEGPRSYDTEASDRNQKYIESSTRGETLEEHLLNQLRLIKLTKLEFEIGEVLISMIDDKGFITDDLTLVSKEMGYPETKVRRVLQVVNELDPIGIGARDMQETLLIQGKILFPDNHLLHQLIGEFLSDLEKVDYKKIAKNLKITEEEILTLARLIKKLEPYPATTYQGRKIDYVVADVVVKAIGNEFNIFINDEWLPKLSIQEEYRELLNQKLPPKEKEYFQTKFSSAQWLIRSIQQRRQTLQRVVSCIIDFQVDFFRGGIGFIKPLTLKEVAEKLNLHESTISRITTNKYIQTTWGIFELKWFFSSGVKSSEGGKESSKKIHEIIRNLVKDEDENNPLSDQDIVELMEKKGIEIARRTVAKYRKVLRILPSNERKRISSLKG, encoded by the coding sequence ATGAAACTCGGGGCTTCACTTTCACAACGCCAAACGCAGAAATTAGTGATGACCCAGGACTTACGTCAGTCCATCGAATTGTTATCTTTATCTACATTAGAACTTTCCGATAAAATTCAAAATGAACTTTTGGAAAATCCATTATTGGATGAAGTCGGAGTGGATGAAAAAACAAAAATGCCTGAACTTTTTTCGATCGATGAAGTAAAACGTTTAGAAAAACTAAATCATGAAAAAAGTACAGATGTCAATTGGCAGGATTCTTATTCTTTAGAGGGGCCACGTTCTTATGATACCGAAGCCAGTGATAGGAACCAAAAATACATAGAATCATCCACTCGTGGGGAAACATTAGAAGAACATTTACTCAACCAATTAAGGCTTATCAAACTTACCAAATTGGAATTTGAAATTGGTGAAGTTCTGATTAGTATGATTGATGACAAAGGATTTATCACCGATGACTTAACTCTTGTTTCAAAAGAAATGGGATATCCCGAAACAAAAGTTCGGCGAGTTTTGCAGGTTGTGAACGAACTCGATCCCATTGGGATTGGTGCTCGTGATATGCAGGAAACCCTTCTCATCCAGGGAAAAATTCTTTTTCCCGATAACCACCTTTTGCACCAACTGATTGGGGAGTTTTTGTCTGACCTTGAAAAAGTAGATTATAAAAAAATCGCTAAAAACTTAAAAATCACGGAAGAAGAAATTTTAACCTTGGCTCGGTTAATTAAAAAATTAGAACCATACCCTGCCACAACCTACCAAGGTAGAAAAATTGATTACGTCGTCGCAGACGTAGTTGTAAAAGCGATAGGAAACGAATTTAATATTTTTATTAACGATGAATGGTTGCCAAAACTATCCATCCAAGAAGAATACAGAGAGCTTTTAAATCAAAAATTACCACCGAAGGAAAAGGAATATTTTCAAACAAAATTTAGTTCCGCTCAGTGGCTCATTCGTTCCATCCAACAAAGAAGACAAACTTTACAACGTGTTGTCAGTTGTATCATTGATTTTCAGGTGGATTTTTTCCGAGGAGGAATCGGTTTTATCAAACCACTCACCTTAAAGGAAGTTGCTGAAAAGTTAAATTTACATGAGTCTACAATCTCTCGCATAACAACAAATAAATACATCCAAACCACTTGGGGAATTTTCGAACTCAAATGGTTTTTTTCTTCGGGAGTTAAGTCTTCTGAAGGAGGAAAAGAGAGTTCCAAAAAAATCCACGAGATCATTCGGAATTTGGTAAAGGACGAAGACGAAAACAATCCTTTATCTGATCAGGATATCGTGGAACTTATGGAGAAAAAAGGAATTGAAATTGCAAGGCGGACGGTTGCAAAATATAGAAAGGTCTTAAGAATCCTGCCTTCCAATGAAAGGAAACGGATCAGTTCTCTAAAGGGGTAA
- the hprK gene encoding HPr(Ser) kinase/phosphatase, with protein MPVPGITVDTILRDHEDLQLNLITGEAGLSNRINNAEINRPGLSLTGFFDFFANDRIQILGKGEWAYLNSLSEEKLNEITDKFFEFHLNCIIYTHGNEPQIPFVERAKTKGIPLFKTEIATHRFITLISQILDRALAPRTMRHGVLIEVFGIGTLLTGRSGVGKSETALELIERGHRLVADDMVEIRRLSESYLIGSCSDLLRHHMEIRGLGILNIKDLFGVGSVRDHKLIELIINLKEWEEQTSGDYERTGIEQSTEEILGVSVPYIEIPVKPGRNIPIIVETAAMNQRLRKMGKNSAKEFSNKLNTYIQQNSIETNPVKD; from the coding sequence ATGCCAGTTCCTGGGATCACAGTTGATACAATTTTAAGAGATCATGAAGATCTACAGTTGAATTTGATCACAGGCGAAGCCGGGTTATCGAATCGTATCAATAATGCAGAAATCAATCGACCTGGATTATCACTCACTGGATTTTTTGATTTTTTTGCCAATGATCGCATTCAGATTTTAGGCAAAGGGGAATGGGCTTATCTCAATTCTTTATCAGAAGAAAAACTCAATGAAATCACTGATAAATTTTTTGAATTCCATTTGAATTGTATTATTTATACACATGGGAACGAACCACAAATTCCTTTTGTCGAAAGAGCCAAAACCAAAGGGATCCCGCTTTTTAAAACGGAAATTGCCACTCATAGATTCATTACTTTAATTTCCCAAATTTTAGATAGAGCCCTCGCTCCACGAACGATGCGTCATGGTGTACTCATTGAAGTATTTGGAATTGGAACTTTGCTTACGGGTCGTTCGGGAGTTGGAAAAAGTGAAACAGCACTTGAACTCATTGAACGTGGTCATAGGCTCGTCGCCGATGATATGGTGGAGATCCGTCGCCTAAGTGAAAGTTATCTCATTGGTTCTTGTTCCGATTTACTCCGTCATCATATGGAGATTCGTGGTCTGGGTATACTAAACATCAAAGATCTGTTTGGTGTTGGATCGGTAAGAGATCATAAACTCATTGAACTCATCATAAACTTAAAAGAATGGGAAGAACAAACTTCTGGTGATTATGAACGAACCGGAATCGAACAAAGTACGGAAGAAATTTTAGGTGTTTCAGTTCCATACATTGAAATTCCAGTCAAACCTGGAAGAAACATTCCTATCATTGTAGAAACGGCAGCAATGAACCAACGTTTACGCAAAATGGGAAAAAACAGCGCAAAAGAATTTTCGAATAAACTAAATACTTACATCCAACAGAATTCCATTGAAACAAATCCAGTTAAAGATTAG
- a CDS encoding HPr family phosphocarrier protein, with the protein MKQIQLKIREDSSGLHARPASLFVKMAASFPCEIFVIKDDIEVNGKSIMGLMMLALGPGTEFSVKADGKREEEAILALESLVSRNFETNAN; encoded by the coding sequence TTGAAACAAATCCAGTTAAAGATTAGAGAAGATAGTTCGGGCCTTCACGCAAGACCTGCCTCTTTGTTTGTAAAGATGGCAGCAAGTTTTCCTTGTGAAATTTTTGTCATCAAGGACGACATAGAAGTGAATGGGAAATCCATTATGGGCCTAATGATGTTGGCGCTTGGGCCTGGAACCGAGTTTTCTGTTAAGGCTGATGGGAAAAGAGAAGAGGAGGCAATTCTCGCTTTAGAATCTTTGGTTAGTCGTAATTTTGAAACCAATGCCAATTAG